The following coding sequences are from one Hymenobacter sp. DG25A window:
- a CDS encoding YybH family protein, giving the protein MPTTATSIRDEIRRANDTFEASFARGDSAAIARLYTDGGVVLPTGMEPIQGTAGIQAFWQGAMEMGIKQVKLKTREVEELEDTAIELGNYTLFGGAGQLIDQGKYMVVWKQQGGQWKLHQDIWNTNIPAAS; this is encoded by the coding sequence ATGCCTACCACAGCCACAAGCATTCGTGATGAAATCCGGCGTGCCAACGACACCTTTGAAGCCAGCTTTGCGCGCGGAGACTCCGCCGCCATTGCCCGCCTGTACACTGACGGTGGCGTAGTGCTGCCCACCGGCATGGAGCCCATTCAGGGCACCGCAGGCATTCAGGCGTTCTGGCAGGGCGCCATGGAAATGGGCATTAAGCAGGTAAAGCTGAAAACCCGGGAGGTAGAAGAGCTGGAAGACACCGCCATTGAACTCGGCAACTACACGCTCTTCGGTGGCGCCGGCCAGCTGATAGACCAGGGCAAATACATGGTGGTCTGGAAACAGCAGGGAGGCCAGTGGAAGCTGCACCAGGATATCTGGAACACCAACATTCCGGCTGCTTCCTAA
- a CDS encoding ABC transporter ATP-binding protein, whose protein sequence is MNATTASSPFTDSPLVQAAAAPVIQLADIEKVYQTSTVETLALNRVNLSINRGEFVSIMGPSGCGKSTLLSIMGLLDEPTNGTVVIDGRPVTSYSDRELAHLRNHKIGFVFQSYHLINDLSVLDNVELPLLYRKGVSGKERRQRAHAALDKVGLNARMSHFPSQLSGGQRQRVAIARALVGNPEIILADEPTGNLDSVMGEEIMDLLLTLNRRDNTTIVMVTHDEQQALKTERIIRFFDGSQVS, encoded by the coding sequence ATGAACGCTACTACCGCTTCCAGCCCATTCACAGACTCGCCGCTGGTCCAGGCTGCGGCCGCGCCGGTTATTCAGCTGGCCGACATTGAAAAGGTATACCAGACCAGCACCGTGGAAACGCTGGCCCTCAACCGCGTAAACCTCTCCATTAACCGGGGCGAGTTTGTCTCCATTATGGGGCCTTCAGGCTGCGGCAAATCCACGCTGCTCAGCATTATGGGCCTGCTGGATGAGCCCACCAACGGCACCGTGGTAATTGATGGCCGCCCCGTGACCAGCTACTCCGACCGGGAGCTGGCCCACCTGCGCAACCACAAAATCGGGTTCGTATTCCAGAGCTACCACCTCATCAACGACCTCTCGGTGCTGGATAACGTGGAGCTGCCTCTGCTCTATCGCAAAGGCGTATCGGGCAAGGAGCGCCGCCAGCGCGCCCACGCCGCCCTGGACAAGGTAGGCCTGAATGCCCGCATGAGCCACTTCCCCAGCCAGCTTTCCGGTGGGCAGCGCCAGCGCGTGGCCATTGCCCGGGCGCTGGTAGGCAACCCTGAAATCATCCTAGCCGACGAACCCACCGGCAACCTGGACTCCGTGATGGGAGAGGAAATCATGGACCTGCTCCTGACCCTGAACCGCCGCGACAACACCACCATTGTGATGGTAACCCACGACGAGCAGCAGGCCCTGAAAACCGAGCGCATCATCCGCTTCTTCGACGGCAGCCAGGTGAGCTAA
- a CDS encoding RNA polymerase sigma factor, producing MKTSAAHFIPEAELIAACRQGNPRAQRLLYDQMAPKMLGVCLRYLRNHDDAEEAMMTGFVKAFRALEQFRQEGSFEGWVRRIMVREALNQISRREPFMLNLDDCPAQYTPALPAGIESDLNAADLLALIQELPAGYRTVFNLAALEGYTHQEIAGLLGISEGTSKSQLSKARALLQRRLTALTYSSPASHSDSPCCLAI from the coding sequence ATGAAAACCTCCGCTGCTCACTTCATTCCGGAAGCCGAACTGATTGCGGCCTGCCGCCAGGGCAACCCCCGTGCCCAGCGCCTGCTCTACGACCAGATGGCGCCCAAAATGCTGGGCGTGTGCCTGCGCTACCTGCGCAACCACGATGATGCCGAAGAAGCCATGATGACGGGCTTTGTGAAGGCATTCCGGGCCCTGGAGCAGTTCCGGCAGGAGGGCAGCTTTGAGGGGTGGGTGCGCCGCATTATGGTGCGCGAAGCCCTGAACCAGATCAGCCGCCGCGAGCCGTTCATGCTCAACCTCGACGACTGCCCCGCGCAGTACACGCCCGCCCTGCCCGCCGGCATTGAGAGTGACCTGAACGCCGCCGACCTGCTGGCCCTCATTCAGGAGCTGCCCGCCGGCTACCGCACGGTGTTTAACCTGGCTGCGCTGGAGGGCTACACGCACCAGGAAATTGCCGGGTTGCTGGGCATTTCCGAAGGCACCAGCAAGTCCCAGCTCAGCAAGGCCCGTGCGCTGCTGCAGCGCCGCCTAACCGCCTTAACCTATTCTTCTCCCGCCTCTCATTCTGACTCCCCATGCTGCTTAGCTATCTAA
- a CDS encoding ABC transporter permease — MLLSYLKIAWKVLLRRKFFTFISLFGISFTLMVLLVVVAMFDHFKGAHAPESRIDRMLFVSFLNQKFADGGNMNTPPSPYFLEKYVRPMHTPEKVALFSMFHAIPSYVGNQKLDLDLKFTDNVFWEIFDFTFLEGKPYNATDLKNANRVAVINETTAKEYFGQARGVVGRTIVVDQINYRVAGVVADVPVMRFNSYAEVWAPMTTTKADIKNPVLEGEYFAVMLAHEGQDLHELQSEFNQIIKKVTILNSGVKSIHIYADTLLAALTRQIIGGGDLSNTSDRMVLFYIIVTGLGLLFMMLPTLNLVNINLSRIMERSSEIGVRKAFGATGRALMGQFLIENIFLTLVGGLLGLALAYGALRLISGSDFIAYAQFSLSLPVFGWALLITLVFGIMSGVYPALKMSRLQPVNALKGGAK; from the coding sequence ATGCTGCTTAGCTATCTAAAAATTGCCTGGAAGGTCTTGCTGCGTCGCAAGTTCTTCACCTTCATCAGCCTGTTCGGCATCAGCTTCACGCTGATGGTGCTGTTGGTGGTAGTGGCCATGTTCGACCACTTTAAAGGCGCCCACGCCCCCGAATCGCGCATCGACCGGATGCTGTTCGTCTCTTTCCTCAACCAGAAATTTGCCGACGGCGGCAACATGAACACGCCGCCCAGCCCTTACTTCCTCGAAAAGTATGTGCGCCCTATGCACACGCCCGAGAAAGTAGCCCTGTTCTCTATGTTCCACGCTATTCCCAGCTACGTGGGCAACCAGAAGCTGGACCTGGACCTGAAGTTTACCGACAACGTGTTCTGGGAGATTTTTGACTTCACCTTCCTGGAAGGCAAGCCCTACAACGCCACCGACCTGAAGAACGCCAACCGCGTGGCCGTCATCAATGAAACCACCGCCAAAGAGTACTTCGGTCAGGCCCGCGGGGTGGTGGGCCGCACCATTGTGGTAGACCAGATCAACTACCGCGTGGCCGGTGTGGTAGCCGATGTGCCCGTAATGCGCTTCAACTCTTACGCCGAGGTATGGGCCCCGATGACCACCACCAAAGCCGACATCAAAAACCCGGTGCTGGAGGGCGAATACTTTGCCGTGATGCTGGCCCACGAAGGCCAGGACCTGCACGAGCTGCAAAGCGAGTTCAACCAGATTATTAAAAAGGTGACCATTCTCAACTCCGGTGTAAAGTCCATTCACATCTATGCCGATACGCTGCTGGCCGCGCTCACCCGCCAGATTATCGGGGGCGGCGACTTATCCAACACTTCTGACCGAATGGTGCTGTTCTATATAATTGTAACCGGGCTGGGCCTGTTGTTTATGATGCTGCCTACGCTCAACTTGGTGAACATCAACCTGAGCCGCATTATGGAGCGCTCCTCCGAAATAGGGGTGCGCAAGGCCTTTGGCGCTACCGGCCGGGCCCTCATGGGACAGTTTCTGATTGAAAATATCTTCCTCACCCTGGTGGGTGGCCTGCTGGGGCTGGCCCTGGCCTATGGCGCCCTGCGGCTCATCAGCGGCTCCGATTTTATAGCCTACGCGCAGTTCTCTCTCAGCCTGCCGGTATTTGGCTGGGCCCTGTTGATTACCCTCGTTTTTGGGATAATGTCCGGGGTGTACCCAGCCTTAAAAATGTCTCGTCTCCAACCCGTGAATGCCCTGAAGGGAGGTGCCAAATGA
- a CDS encoding FtsX-like permease family protein produces the protein MIRHLFTLIWNRKRSNFLLIAEIVLSFFVVFVVGSLLLYNLNNYSQPLGYNYENVWEVSLEPGPDTVARREKIDLLSQRIKALPGVVGITRSSVNTPFAFSTMTTELEYKGKETPSSDRYRVDDNFAKLMEVKVLEGRWFNQSDNAAQRVPIIINQAFKDAVFPNETAVGKIVAEKNSTRKWQGQVVGVVESFRAGSDFAENSPAFFERRMDDTTRMAGYDLPWLLIKVKPGQGAILEQKMVKEVLNVTKNWSVKTNTLEQNRISKLKVVLTPIVVLGIVCVFLILNVALGLFGVLWYNISQRRSEIGLRRALGATGMGIGAQFIGEMLVVTTLGVLVGVVLAVQFPLLGVFGVAPTVYGTAIAAAALLIYLLTAICAFHPSRLAAGIQPAVALREE, from the coding sequence ATGATACGTCACTTATTTACTCTGATCTGGAACCGCAAGCGGTCCAACTTCCTGCTGATTGCCGAAATCGTGCTGTCGTTCTTTGTGGTGTTTGTGGTGGGCAGCCTGCTGCTCTACAACCTCAACAACTACAGCCAGCCCCTGGGTTACAACTATGAAAACGTATGGGAAGTGAGCCTGGAGCCCGGCCCCGATACCGTAGCCCGCCGCGAGAAAATTGATCTGCTCTCGCAGCGCATCAAAGCCCTGCCAGGCGTGGTGGGCATCACCCGCAGCAGCGTGAACACGCCCTTCGCCTTCTCCACCATGACTACCGAGCTGGAGTACAAAGGCAAAGAAACACCCTCCTCGGACCGCTACAGGGTGGATGATAACTTTGCCAAGCTAATGGAAGTGAAAGTGCTGGAAGGCCGCTGGTTTAACCAGAGCGACAACGCGGCCCAGCGGGTTCCGATTATTATCAACCAGGCCTTTAAAGACGCCGTGTTTCCCAATGAAACGGCCGTGGGTAAGATTGTAGCGGAAAAAAATAGTACCCGCAAGTGGCAGGGGCAAGTGGTAGGGGTAGTAGAATCCTTCCGCGCCGGCAGCGACTTTGCCGAAAACAGCCCGGCGTTTTTTGAGCGCCGCATGGACGATACCACCCGCATGGCGGGCTACGATTTGCCCTGGCTGCTGATTAAAGTAAAGCCCGGCCAGGGAGCCATTCTGGAGCAGAAAATGGTGAAGGAAGTGCTGAACGTAACCAAAAACTGGTCAGTGAAAACCAACACGCTGGAGCAGAACCGCATTTCCAAGCTCAAAGTTGTGCTCACACCCATCGTGGTCCTCGGCATTGTGTGCGTGTTCCTGATTCTGAACGTGGCCCTGGGCCTGTTTGGGGTGCTATGGTACAACATCAGTCAGCGCCGCTCCGAAATTGGCCTGCGCCGTGCCCTGGGTGCCACGGGCATGGGCATTGGCGCCCAGTTTATTGGCGAGATGCTGGTGGTTACTACGCTGGGCGTATTGGTAGGCGTGGTGCTGGCCGTGCAGTTTCCGCTGCTGGGCGTGTTTGGAGTGGCGCCGACGGTGTACGGGACGGCCATTGCGGCCGCCGCCCTCCTGATTTACCTGCTCACGGCCATCTGTGCCTTCCACCCCAGCCGCCTGGCCGCTGGTATTCAGCCGGCTGTGGCCCTGCGCGAGGAATAA